One genomic segment of Candidatus Methylomirabilota bacterium includes these proteins:
- a CDS encoding FAD-dependent oxidoreductase, with product MDVAIVGGGPAGLLVAARCAEAGLDVLLFEADAVIGEPTHCTGVISLETAELAKVPDEIILQRLGRA from the coding sequence ATGGACGTCGCGATCGTGGGCGGCGGACCGGCGGGCCTGCTGGTCGCCGCACGGTGTGCCGAAGCCGGTCTCGACGTCCTCCTCTTCGAGGCAGACGCCGTCATCGGCGAGCCCACCCATTGCACCGGCGTCATCTCTCTCGAGACGGCGGAGCTGGCCAAGGTGCCCGACGAGATCATCCTCCAGCGCCTCGGCCGCGCC